In one Paraburkholderia azotifigens genomic region, the following are encoded:
- a CDS encoding putative urea ABC transporter substrate-binding protein, translating to MRKLRFFAAAAVALSLCISTPSFAQARKDFKVCWTIYAGWMPWGYAKTQGIMSRWAKKYGINVDVVQLNDYIESINQYTAGKFDGCAMTNMDALTIPATGGVDSTALIVSDYSNGNDGVLIKGSGKKIADLKGQPVNLVELSVSHYLLARALESAGMSERDIKTVNTSDADISGAFATPTVHNAVTWNPMLADLKAKPNVTEVFDSSRIPGEIMDMMVVNTKTLHDNPALGKALTGAWFEIMQLMHGTSPETQAALTSMAKASGTDLAGFKSQLSTTALFYTPQQALDFATSPNMPKIMTRVAQFSFDHGLLGKGAPNAGAVGMAFDNDVTVGSKSNLKLRFDPTYVRLAAQGKL from the coding sequence ATGCGCAAGCTCCGCTTTTTCGCCGCAGCCGCCGTCGCTCTCTCCCTCTGCATTTCCACACCTTCATTTGCCCAGGCCCGCAAGGACTTCAAGGTCTGCTGGACCATCTACGCCGGCTGGATGCCGTGGGGCTATGCGAAGACCCAGGGCATCATGTCCAGATGGGCGAAGAAGTACGGCATCAACGTCGATGTCGTGCAGCTGAACGACTACATCGAATCGATCAACCAGTACACGGCGGGCAAGTTCGATGGCTGCGCGATGACCAACATGGACGCGCTCACCATTCCGGCGACGGGCGGCGTGGACAGCACGGCACTGATCGTCAGCGACTATTCGAACGGCAACGACGGCGTGCTGATCAAGGGCAGCGGCAAGAAGATCGCCGATCTGAAGGGTCAGCCCGTCAATCTCGTCGAACTCTCCGTCTCGCACTATCTGCTTGCGCGCGCACTCGAATCGGCAGGCATGAGCGAGCGCGACATCAAGACCGTCAATACGTCCGACGCCGATATCTCCGGCGCCTTCGCCACGCCGACCGTGCACAACGCCGTCACGTGGAATCCGATGCTCGCCGATCTGAAGGCGAAACCGAACGTCACCGAAGTGTTCGATTCGAGCCGCATTCCGGGCGAGATCATGGACATGATGGTCGTCAACACCAAAACCCTGCACGACAACCCCGCGCTCGGCAAGGCGCTGACGGGCGCATGGTTCGAGATCATGCAGCTGATGCACGGCACGTCGCCGGAAACGCAAGCGGCCTTGACCTCGATGGCGAAGGCGTCGGGCACCGACCTCGCCGGCTTCAAATCGCAACTGTCGACCACCGCGCTCTTCTACACGCCGCAGCAGGCGCTCGACTTCGCGACCAGCCCGAACATGCCGAAGATCATGACGCGCGTCGCGCAGTTCTCGTTCGATCACGGCCTGCTCGGCAAAGGCGCGCCGAACGCGGGCGCCGTCGGCATGGCGTTCGACAACGACGTGACCGTCGGCAGCAAGAGCAACCTGAAGCTGCGTTTCGACCCGACGTACGTGCGCCTCGCCGCGCAAGGCAAGCTGTAA
- a CDS encoding LysR family transcriptional regulator: MRTDIARFLNDRLDWNLLRTYLVIMQERSLSRAAARLHVTQPAVSQALRRLEETLERKLIERRGPYFAPTQAGEEVYRIASDIYGNISRLETEIDDRTEDISGSIRLLTISRIESPVYDEFLADFHRAYPRIDLQIEVMRSSDIISSLLQKTATAGLGLCRTPHEKLEMRCFLRQRYAIFCGRHHRLYGKSPLTMQDLLAENFVSFTSDQIGDSLSPLTVFRDQKGFTGRIVASSPSLDEVRRLIFAGFGIGCLPEHIVRDDIAQQRLWRLPPEEGLVDVDVHLLWHRERKMNAADHAFLDSMERCMRRYALAERLGK, translated from the coding sequence ATGCGCACCGACATCGCCCGCTTTCTGAATGACCGGCTCGACTGGAACCTGTTGCGCACGTATCTCGTGATCATGCAGGAGCGCAGTCTGAGCCGCGCTGCCGCGCGCCTGCACGTGACGCAGCCCGCCGTCAGCCAGGCGCTGAGGCGGCTCGAGGAAACGCTGGAGCGCAAGCTGATCGAGCGGCGCGGCCCGTACTTCGCGCCGACGCAGGCGGGCGAAGAGGTGTACCGCATCGCGAGCGACATCTACGGCAATATCTCGCGGCTCGAAACCGAGATCGACGACCGCACCGAGGACATCAGCGGCTCGATACGCCTGCTGACCATCAGCCGCATCGAGTCGCCCGTGTACGACGAGTTCCTCGCCGACTTCCATCGCGCGTATCCGCGTATCGACTTGCAGATCGAAGTGATGCGCTCGTCCGACATCATTTCTTCGCTGCTGCAGAAAACAGCGACAGCAGGGCTCGGCCTGTGCCGCACGCCGCACGAGAAGCTGGAAATGCGTTGCTTCCTGCGCCAGCGTTATGCGATTTTCTGCGGGCGTCATCACCGGCTGTATGGCAAGTCGCCCTTGACGATGCAAGACCTGCTCGCGGAAAACTTCGTGTCGTTCACGAGCGACCAGATCGGCGACAGTCTTTCTCCCCTCACCGTGTTTCGCGACCAGAAGGGCTTCACGGGGCGCATCGTCGCGTCGTCGCCGAGTCTCGACGAAGTGCGCCGTCTGATCTTCGCAGGCTTCGGCATCGGCTGTCTGCCTGAGCACATCGTGCGCGACGACATCGCGCAGCAGCGCCTGTGGCGGCTGCCGCCCGAAGAAGGTCTCGTCGATGTCGACGTGCATCTGCTGTGGCATCGCGAGCGCAAGATGAATGCGGCCGATCATGCGTTCCTCGACAGCATGGAGCGCTGCATGCGCCGCTATGCGCTCGCCGAGCGGCTCGGCAAATAG